CCATCCACTTCGGCCACGGGTCAACGAAAAACATGCCGGTGGGAATGCGCGGCTCGCGGCAATGCATGTGCCACAAGAGCGGCCGGTGCCCGGTCGTCAACTCCACCGAGCCAACGGCGTCGGCGGCTCGGATGGCTTCGAGCACCCGCTCCAGGAACGCCAGCGTGGTCCCCTTGAGCTCGATCTCAAGGCGCACGCGCCCGGCGGCGAGGCTGAGCACCTCCTCGAGCGTGGGAAGGCGCTCGCCGGCAAACGCCTCGCCGAACCACGCGCCGGCGTCCAGCGCCCGCAGCTCCGCGAGGGTGTGGTCAGTGACGAGCCCCGCGCCGTTGGTGGTGCGCGCGAGGTAGTAGTCGTGGTGGACCACCGGCGCTCCGTCGCGGCTCGGGTGGACGTCCAGCTCGATGCCGTCCGCCCCGGCGTCGATCGCGGCGGCGAAGGCCGGCAGCGTGTTCTCGGGACCCGCCGCCGTGTCGCCGCGATGCGCGATGACCAGCGGCTTGCGGGGCGCCATGCGCTTGCCGCCCTCGGATCCCGGTACGACTAACGGTTGCCGGCCGCCTCAGCCCCCGCCTTGCGCGGACGGCGTCGGCGTCGGTTGGACCGGGGTGCGCGGCCGTTTGCGCCGTTGGCTTTCGCCTTGCCGCCGCTCAGGCGTTCGCCGGGCATCACGCGGCGACCGTTGGCAGCCGCGGGTGTTTCGGCGGGTTCGTCGTCAGCCGGCAGAAACTCGGTCTTGATTTCGTCCCAGTAGCGACGCGGGATACGGCGCTCGAGCGAGTACTCGATCGAGGCCAGCCGGTCGAGTCCGGCGCCGCTGACGAGGGTGACGGAACGACCCGCGCGGCCCATGCGGCCGGTGCGGCCGGTGCGGTGGGTGAACATGTCGGGGTGATCGGGAATGTCGTAGTTGATCACCTGGGCCAGACCCATGATGTCCAGGCCGCGGGCGGCGACGTCGGTGGCAATCAGCACATCGATCTCTTCTTGGCGGAACCGATCCATCACGCGCTGCCGCGAGGGCTGGGGCATACCGCCCTGAATGGCGTCCACCCTAAGACCGCGGCGGCGCAAACGGTCGCGCAGAAGGTCGACGCCGCGGCGGGTGCGACCAAACACAATTGTGGGCACGCCGGGCGACTG
The window above is part of the Chloroflexota bacterium genome. Proteins encoded here:
- a CDS encoding glycerophosphodiester phosphodiesterase family protein yields the protein MAPRKPLVIAHRGDTAAGPENTLPAFAAAIDAGADGIELDVHPSRDGAPVVHHDYYLARTTNGAGLVTDHTLAELRALDAGAWFGEAFAGERLPTLEEVLSLAAGRVRLEIELKGTTLAFLERVLEAIRAADAVGSVELTTGHRPLLWHMHCREPRIPTGMFFVDPWPKWMGPELGHRQVMELMSLAGARIAHLPIGMIDADFVGRLHGAGMQVHGANVNDATAIARAIECDVDQFTTSRLDLALSVVGDTVA